One stretch of Balneola sp. MJW-20 DNA includes these proteins:
- a CDS encoding HD domain-containing protein, whose translation MIISSNSSGQQLPIKRMAAIDLGTNSFHAVIADLYSDGSFRTVDTLKEMVQLAKGGLGKRLSDGAFRRGIKALRNIKTLCESYNCELILAYATSAIREAENGGEFIQKSIDDVGIKINAIPGKMEAELIGYAVQHGIRLDNEPVLMVDIGGGSVEYIVGNEKEFFYTASKKLGVARMTEVYKPKDPITEEDIKTLETHFEEQLADVAQAFAQHRSDTMIGSSGTMQNIGAMIANHKNKSQDITLNELEFTTEEFEGFYKNFIKLDKQQRRKVSGLDSKRVDIINPGVVLVRYLIRKFGIKKIRISAQALREGIIIRYLKKEMIGLPWTGEFSDPRRRSVFELLRKCDWHEAHSRHVNEMALIIFDALQEELELAESDRELLEYAAYLHDIGYYIAHSAHHKHALYIIRNSELKGFKEEEIEVIANVARYHRRSTPKKRHPEYWKLKPEVRKRIKKLSGILRVADGLDRSHYQNVKDLEVYSEEKVVRLNIKTEGEPYLEIWGAERKAHLLKEVTGKKIVIERVIQPAIY comes from the coding sequence TTGATCATCAGCAGCAATTCATCCGGGCAGCAGCTTCCAATAAAACGTATGGCAGCCATTGATCTCGGAACAAACTCTTTTCATGCTGTAATCGCAGACCTCTATTCCGACGGATCCTTCAGAACCGTGGACACCCTGAAGGAAATGGTGCAGCTGGCGAAGGGTGGCCTGGGCAAACGATTATCCGATGGGGCATTCCGGAGAGGGATCAAGGCGCTCCGGAATATCAAGACCCTCTGCGAGAGCTATAACTGTGAGCTGATCCTAGCTTACGCGACCAGTGCCATCCGGGAAGCGGAAAACGGCGGGGAATTCATTCAGAAGAGTATTGATGATGTCGGGATCAAGATCAACGCGATACCGGGTAAAATGGAGGCTGAACTGATCGGATATGCAGTTCAGCATGGTATCAGGCTGGATAATGAACCGGTGTTGATGGTCGACATAGGCGGCGGCAGCGTTGAGTATATTGTGGGAAATGAAAAAGAATTTTTCTATACCGCCTCCAAGAAGCTTGGTGTGGCAAGGATGACAGAAGTCTACAAACCGAAAGACCCTATTACAGAGGAGGATATCAAAACCCTCGAAACCCATTTTGAGGAGCAGCTTGCTGATGTGGCACAGGCTTTTGCTCAGCACCGGAGCGATACGATGATCGGGTCGTCCGGTACTATGCAGAATATCGGAGCTATGATCGCGAATCATAAAAATAAGAGTCAGGATATCACCCTGAATGAGCTGGAATTCACTACCGAAGAATTTGAGGGTTTCTACAAGAATTTTATAAAACTGGATAAACAACAGCGCAGGAAAGTATCCGGGCTAGATAGTAAAAGAGTGGATATTATTAATCCCGGAGTGGTTCTTGTCCGATACCTGATCCGTAAATTCGGGATCAAGAAGATCCGGATCTCGGCACAGGCACTCAGGGAAGGAATTATTATTCGTTATCTGAAAAAGGAAATGATCGGGCTGCCCTGGACCGGTGAATTCAGTGACCCTCGCCGCCGTTCGGTCTTCGAGCTGCTGCGGAAATGTGACTGGCATGAAGCTCACTCCCGTCATGTGAATGAGATGGCACTGATCATATTTGATGCACTGCAGGAGGAGTTGGAGCTGGCAGAAAGTGACCGTGAATTACTTGAGTATGCTGCTTACCTGCACGATATCGGATACTATATTGCCCACTCTGCACACCATAAACATGCATTATATATAATCAGGAATTCAGAATTGAAAGGCTTCAAAGAGGAAGAGATAGAAGTGATTGCCAACGTGGCCAGGTATCACCGTAGATCCACTCCGAAAAAGCGTCATCCGGAATACTGGAAACTGAAGCCTGAAGTACGAAAGAGGATCAAGAAGTTATCCGGTATTCTGAGAGTGGCTGACGGCCTGGATCGTTCTCACTACCAGAATGTGAAGGATCTTGAAGTATACTCAGAGGAGAAAGTCGTTCGATTGAATATCAAGACGGAGGGAGAGCCCTACCTGGAGATCTGGGGAGCGGAGCGGAAGGCTCATCTGCTGAAGGAAGTGACCGGAAAGAAGATCGTCATTGAAAGAGTGATACAGCCGGCGATCTATTAG
- the rpsI gene encoding 30S ribosomal protein S9, producing the protein MAQANYVGRRKTSTARLYIEPGKGNITINGKAIEEYFPVKARQNIATFPLSVTETEGKYDIKITVRGGGSTGQAGAIQHALARALDGENEEFHSVLKGHGLLTRDDRMVERKKYGQPKARKKFQFSKR; encoded by the coding sequence ATGGCACAAGCTAATTACGTAGGAAGAAGAAAGACATCCACTGCCCGACTGTACATTGAGCCGGGTAAAGGGAACATCACTATTAACGGTAAGGCGATCGAAGAGTACTTCCCGGTAAAGGCGCGTCAGAATATCGCGACTTTCCCTCTTTCTGTTACTGAAACAGAAGGCAAGTATGACATTAAGATCACAGTCCGCGGCGGCGGAAGCACCGGCCAGGCCGGAGCAATCCAGCATGCACTTGCGCGCGCGCTCGACGGAGAGAATGAGGAATTCCACTCTGTACTTAAGGGTCATGGATTACTTACCCGTGATGACCGAATGGTGGAGAGAAAGAAATACGGACAGCCTAAGGCCCGTAAGAAATTCCAGTTCTCCAAGCGTTAA
- a CDS encoding OmpA family protein: MKNSKFTLFIPMMILVAAIVSSCAGSKELLPPSERTLDYLRSLDEETLRTLDTDEDGLNDYLELYEYETNPLSPDTDEDGLTDGDEVNNYDTDPNNADTDGDGLSDGDEVNSYNTDPNNTDSDGDGLSDGDEVNDHRTDPNNSDSDGDGISDYDELMTHNTDPNNEDSDGDGFTDQQELDMGTNPTDGSDPVFLMEDAFNTINFDFDRSNIRDDAASMLDENIATLMNAPAFRVRVDAYTDHVGGDQYNLRLSLRRANAVVDYYMSNGVSEDRIESRGLGKAPVPCMDETDEIGCERNRRAESHPISTLRYRPRM, encoded by the coding sequence ATGAAAAATTCCAAGTTTACACTCTTCATCCCAATGATGATTCTGGTTGCAGCGATCGTCAGTAGCTGCGCCGGTTCCAAGGAATTATTACCCCCTTCCGAAAGAACGCTGGATTACCTCCGTTCTTTGGACGAAGAAACTCTACGTACACTTGATACGGATGAGGATGGGCTTAATGACTATCTGGAACTCTACGAATATGAAACCAATCCTCTTTCTCCCGACACTGACGAAGACGGGTTAACCGACGGAGACGAGGTTAATAACTATGACACCGATCCTAACAATGCTGACACCGATGGTGACGGCCTGTCTGACGGTGATGAAGTTAATTCATACAACACAGATCCTAATAATACAGACTCTGATGGCGACGGCCTGTCTGACGGTGATGAAGTAAATGACCACAGAACAGATCCTAACAATTCTGACTCTGACGGTGACGGCATCTCTGACTATGACGAATTGATGACTCACAACACTGATCCTAATAACGAAGATTCTGATGGTGACGGATTCACCGACCAGCAGGAACTCGATATGGGAACCAACCCAACAGACGGAAGCGATCCTGTATTCCTGATGGAAGATGCGTTCAATACGATCAACTTTGACTTTGACCGCTCTAACATCCGTGATGATGCAGCTTCTATGCTGGATGAGAACATTGCTACCCTGATGAATGCTCCTGCATTCCGTGTACGTGTAGATGCTTACACTGATCACGTTGGTGGCGACCAGTACAACCTGAGACTCTCCCTTCGTCGTGCTAACGCTGTAGTAGATTACTACATGAGCAATGGCGTGTCTGAAGACAGAATTGAGTCAAGAGGCCTGGGTAAAGCTCCGGTTCCATGTATGGATGAGACTGATGAGATCGGTTGTGAAAGAAACCGCCGTGCGGAATCACACCCAATCAGTACTCTGCGTTACAGACCAAGAATGTAA
- a CDS encoding YpdA family putative bacillithiol disulfide reductase gives MVIIIGAGPIGLATGIELKRKNIPFKIIERGCLVNSIFNYPTNMTFFSTSDKLEIGDVPFISHGPKPTRSEALEYYRRVAEHYDLPVHLYETVKTMDGEDGNFTIVTNKDTYHADKVVVATGFYGQANMMGVPGEDLPKVKHYYDEPHIYAWQKVLVIGGGNSAVDAALECYRSNAEVTMSVRYDTIKPSVKYWVKPDIENRIKNEEVRAYFNSEVKEIREHEVVLDTPDGEVTIENDFVLAMTGYHPNYDLMEALKIELTEDDKCMPVYEEDSLETSTPGVYVAGVVCGGMDTSRLFIENSRVHADQIASDIKEKLG, from the coding sequence ATGGTTATCATCATAGGAGCTGGCCCTATCGGACTGGCGACTGGAATCGAACTCAAAAGAAAGAACATTCCCTTTAAGATCATTGAGAGAGGCTGTCTGGTTAATTCCATATTCAATTACCCGACTAACATGACCTTTTTCTCCACTTCAGACAAACTGGAGATAGGGGATGTTCCTTTTATTTCTCACGGACCTAAACCTACCCGATCGGAGGCTCTCGAATACTATCGCAGAGTGGCGGAACATTATGACTTGCCGGTTCATCTTTATGAGACCGTGAAAACGATGGACGGAGAAGACGGCAACTTTACGATCGTAACTAACAAGGATACCTATCATGCGGATAAAGTAGTGGTAGCCACCGGTTTTTACGGTCAGGCCAACATGATGGGAGTACCTGGAGAAGATCTGCCAAAGGTTAAGCATTACTATGACGAACCACATATTTATGCATGGCAAAAGGTGCTGGTGATCGGAGGGGGAAACTCAGCGGTGGATGCTGCCCTTGAATGTTATCGAAGTAATGCAGAGGTAACCATGTCGGTACGATATGATACGATCAAGCCGAGCGTGAAATACTGGGTAAAGCCGGACATAGAGAACCGGATCAAGAATGAGGAGGTCAGGGCCTATTTTAATTCTGAAGTCAAAGAGATCCGAGAGCATGAGGTAGTACTTGATACTCCTGACGGAGAAGTAACTATTGAAAATGATTTTGTGCTGGCCATGACAGGATATCACCCCAATTATGATCTGATGGAAGCGCTCAAGATCGAGCTTACTGAAGATGATAAATGCATGCCGGTTTACGAAGAAGACAGCCTGGAAACTTCAACACCCGGAGTATATGTAGCAGGCGTGGTGTGTGGAGGAATGGATACCAGCCGCTTATTTATTGAGAACTCAAGAGTACATGCGGATCAGATCGCTTCTGATATCAAAGAAAAACTTGGATAA
- a CDS encoding 6-bladed beta-propeller — protein MKYLITCTILLLSLCSCTSDNKEGIPDIIAYPMGLNTPSDSRTYFEPGSDLTAEVIENSGNRDISVDALELIRTYDFSQDTQIYKPAYAQFNDSLIYVFDNSIQQVRLLSRSGQLLKSIGRKGSGPGEFGAGFDMKVDNSGKIYVSDLNLSRVSIFNPDGSLNQTVNVKNGQRLALLGSGNFVQTIAAEENIISLMDSEGNEIMKLGNFGSAPMLNAALSPELESDGVDQIFTAFTYAGYIVSYDTDGNKIFTSTTISQPGEMPHILTIQNIRTTGADHVITWDIAYTDDKLFLIGGHRFSNPDKPDLDEITHTAIDIYSAKNGVYQTTVLIEGNFENLTADRNHILIFNKDLAQMKLFRISGL, from the coding sequence TTGAAATATTTAATTACCTGTACGATCCTGCTATTAAGTCTATGCAGTTGTACTTCTGACAATAAAGAAGGAATACCTGATATCATAGCCTACCCTATGGGGCTGAACACACCTTCAGATTCCCGAACATATTTCGAACCGGGTTCAGACTTAACCGCTGAAGTGATCGAGAATTCCGGAAATCGAGATATTAGTGTTGATGCACTTGAACTTATCCGAACCTATGATTTCTCACAAGACACCCAGATCTATAAGCCTGCCTACGCACAATTCAATGATAGCCTGATCTATGTTTTTGATAACAGCATTCAGCAGGTAAGACTTTTAAGCAGATCAGGCCAACTTCTAAAATCAATAGGCCGGAAAGGCAGTGGACCCGGTGAGTTCGGAGCAGGCTTTGATATGAAAGTCGATAATTCCGGAAAAATCTACGTGAGTGACCTTAATCTTTCGCGGGTCAGTATTTTTAATCCCGATGGTAGTTTAAATCAGACCGTAAATGTAAAGAACGGTCAGCGTCTGGCACTATTAGGATCCGGAAATTTTGTTCAGACCATTGCAGCAGAGGAAAACATCATATCCTTAATGGACTCTGAAGGTAATGAAATAATGAAACTGGGTAATTTTGGCTCTGCTCCTATGCTGAATGCAGCCCTGTCACCAGAACTGGAAAGTGACGGCGTTGATCAAATATTCACAGCTTTTACCTATGCAGGTTATATCGTCAGTTATGATACCGATGGAAACAAGATATTTACTTCGACCACGATCAGCCAGCCCGGTGAAATGCCTCACATCCTTACTATTCAGAATATCAGGACTACCGGAGCGGATCATGTTATTACTTGGGATATTGCATATACTGATGACAAGTTATTTCTGATCGGTGGGCATCGGTTTTCCAACCCTGATAAGCCGGACCTGGATGAGATTACCCATACTGCTATCGATATTTATTCAGCTAAAAACGGTGTATATCAAACAACGGTACTTATTGAGGGTAATTTTGAAAACCTGACGGCTGATCGTAACCACATTCTCATTTTCAATAAGGATCTTGCTCAGATGAAATTATTTAGAATTTCCGGTCTTTAA
- a CDS encoding YheT family hydrolase gives MSEHKISTFNGFKTKWWALNGHIHTVVASQFSTIKDVDCSRVTISTPDSDFLEADLNILNNDQPIVALFHGLEGSSRRYYIRNLMWELEKMGVSSAAMNFRGCGDELNNQPRFYHSGATDDYRVFFEYLSREFPGRPIYAIGFSLGANALIKYLGEEEGQSVVMKAAAVSPPYDLREGSLQLQEGINHLYEVYFLRSLVDKLRRKKQQYPDLPDFKGSTLYDFDDTVTAPLHGFKDADHYYETCSSKHFYGSIKTPTLIIHSKDDSLCPIAYAPETKILENPFTEHLVTETGGHMGFLSSPDGWLNRTLLYWLGFTNTEHTQKN, from the coding sequence TTGTCAGAACATAAGATATCTACATTTAACGGATTTAAAACCAAGTGGTGGGCTCTAAACGGTCACATTCATACGGTAGTAGCTTCTCAGTTCAGCACTATTAAGGATGTGGACTGCAGTAGAGTTACGATCTCCACTCCGGATTCTGATTTCCTGGAAGCAGATCTCAATATCCTGAATAATGACCAGCCCATAGTAGCTCTCTTTCACGGACTGGAGGGATCCTCCAGAAGATACTATATCCGAAATCTGATGTGGGAACTGGAAAAAATGGGTGTATCATCCGCGGCCATGAACTTCAGAGGATGCGGAGATGAGTTAAACAATCAGCCCCGTTTCTACCACTCTGGGGCTACCGATGATTATCGTGTGTTTTTTGAATATCTCAGCCGGGAGTTTCCCGGAAGACCGATCTACGCCATCGGATTTTCACTGGGAGCCAATGCTTTGATTAAATACCTTGGCGAAGAGGAGGGGCAGTCTGTTGTAATGAAAGCTGCTGCTGTATCTCCGCCTTATGACCTCAGAGAAGGTTCACTGCAGTTACAGGAGGGCATCAATCATTTATATGAAGTGTATTTTCTGAGGTCACTGGTCGATAAACTCCGGAGAAAGAAACAACAATATCCAGATCTGCCGGATTTTAAGGGCAGCACACTTTATGATTTTGATGACACTGTAACTGCTCCACTTCACGGCTTCAAAGATGCTGATCATTATTATGAGACCTGCTCCAGCAAACATTTTTATGGTTCTATAAAGACTCCCACCCTTATTATTCATAGTAAGGATGATTCTTTATGTCCTATTGCCTACGCACCAGAAACCAAGATCCTTGAAAATCCCTTCACGGAACACCTGGTTACAGAGACCGGAGGTCATATGGGATTCCTGAGTTCACCGGATGGATGGCTGAACCGAACCCTTCTGTACTGGCTCGGGTTTACTAATACAGAACACACCCAAAAAAATTAA
- the mnmH gene encoding tRNA 2-selenouridine(34) synthase MnmH yields the protein MIHEIEISEALSLGLPIVDVRSPGEFKRGHIPDAVNIPLFSDEERAEVGTAYKQESREKALELGLNFVEPKLQSFIQKSEQSAPDRRVCVHCWRGGMRSESFAKHLHENDFMDVFRIKGGYKAYRRHVQSSFEESLNLNILGGYTGSGKTHILLEMKRNGEQVIDLEGMANHKGSAFGGIGQDEQPSTEHFENILFHEIRNSDPSRPIWVEDESINIGSVQIPQPFYRQMQDSLLYFLEIPKEERIKHLVEEYAGCKNERLADSIRRISKRLGGLRKKNALENLDQENYQQVASIALEYYDKLYAKGMNKRKDREVVIIKLSGTDHAANAKKIEQISGAYV from the coding sequence ATGATCCATGAAATAGAAATATCTGAAGCCTTATCACTAGGCCTCCCCATTGTGGATGTCCGTTCACCCGGTGAATTCAAGCGGGGCCACATTCCGGATGCTGTGAATATTCCGCTTTTCTCGGATGAAGAAAGAGCTGAAGTAGGTACAGCATACAAGCAGGAATCCCGCGAAAAAGCCCTGGAGCTTGGACTTAATTTTGTGGAGCCCAAACTCCAGTCATTTATCCAAAAGTCTGAACAGTCTGCCCCTGATCGCAGAGTTTGTGTTCATTGCTGGCGAGGAGGAATGAGGAGTGAATCTTTTGCAAAGCATCTGCATGAAAACGATTTCATGGATGTATTTCGTATCAAAGGAGGTTATAAAGCCTACCGCCGTCATGTGCAGTCCTCCTTCGAAGAATCCCTCAACCTGAATATACTGGGGGGATATACCGGAAGCGGAAAGACCCATATTCTTCTTGAGATGAAGAGAAATGGGGAACAGGTCATAGACCTGGAAGGAATGGCTAATCATAAAGGTTCTGCTTTTGGCGGGATCGGCCAGGATGAACAACCCTCCACCGAACATTTTGAGAACATATTATTCCACGAGATCCGCAATTCGGACCCCTCGCGACCGATCTGGGTGGAAGATGAGAGTATTAACATCGGCAGCGTACAGATCCCTCAGCCATTCTATCGTCAAATGCAGGATTCGCTTCTTTACTTTCTGGAGATCCCTAAAGAAGAAAGGATAAAACATCTTGTTGAAGAATATGCCGGGTGTAAAAATGAGAGACTGGCCGACTCCATCCGAAGGATCTCCAAAAGACTAGGCGGACTCAGAAAAAAGAATGCATTAGAAAATCTGGATCAGGAAAATTATCAGCAAGTAGCGTCTATTGCACTGGAATATTATGACAAGCTATATGCTAAAGGAATGAATAAAAGAAAAGACAGAGAAGTGGTGATCATAAAGTTATCCGGTACAGATCATGCAGCTAACGCCAAGAAGATTGAACAAATTTCAGGGGCATATGTCTGA
- the tsf gene encoding translation elongation factor Ts: MSISAADVKKLRDMTGAGMMDCKKALAEADGDFDKAVDLLRKKGQKVSEKRADREANQGLILSKVTEDGSRAAAIEINCETDFVARNEDFQNDAQSFLDAAFDNKIDNIDDLLKLEIDGLTIEKHLEEMVGKIGEKIEISKVIYAESEGSLISYIHPGNQLGVIVEFEGDLPSEDIGKDVAMQVAAMKPIAVNREGVDSSLIEKELEIAKEQLLNEGKPEHIAEKAAQGKLRRFYEERVLLEQKFVKENSVSVQDYLKQNDAPTVKAFHRLQLGEEA, encoded by the coding sequence ATGAGCATTTCTGCTGCTGACGTAAAAAAATTACGCGACATGACCGGTGCCGGTATGATGGATTGCAAGAAGGCACTGGCTGAAGCCGACGGAGATTTCGACAAAGCTGTTGACCTCCTTCGCAAGAAAGGTCAGAAAGTATCTGAAAAGAGAGCTGACCGTGAAGCTAATCAGGGACTTATCCTCAGTAAGGTTACCGAGGATGGTTCAAGAGCTGCGGCTATCGAGATCAACTGCGAAACTGATTTTGTTGCACGTAACGAAGACTTCCAGAACGACGCACAGTCATTCCTGGATGCTGCATTTGATAACAAGATCGACAACATTGATGACCTTCTGAAGCTTGAAATTGACGGCCTGACCATTGAGAAGCATCTCGAAGAAATGGTTGGAAAGATCGGCGAGAAGATTGAGATCAGTAAAGTGATCTATGCTGAGAGTGAAGGCAGTCTCATTTCTTACATCCACCCGGGCAACCAGCTTGGTGTGATCGTAGAATTTGAAGGCGACCTGCCAAGTGAAGACATCGGAAAAGATGTTGCCATGCAGGTAGCTGCCATGAAACCAATCGCAGTGAACCGCGAAGGTGTGGACTCCAGCCTGATCGAAAAAGAATTAGAGATCGCGAAAGAGCAACTTCTGAATGAAGGAAAACCTGAGCATATTGCTGAGAAAGCAGCTCAGGGTAAACTCCGAAGATTTTACGAAGAAAGAGTTCTTCTGGAACAGAAATTCGTAAAAGAAAACAGCGTATCTGTTCAGGATTACCTGAAGCAAAATGATGCGCCAACGGTTAAAGCTTTCCATCGTCTTCAATTAGGCGAAGAGGCTTAA
- the selD gene encoding selenide, water dikinase SelD, with product MSEVRLTQYSHGAGCGCKISPKVLSSILESRIPPAPDARLLVGNDSKDDAAVYDLEDGTALISTTDFFMPIVDDPFTFGKIAATNAISDVYAMGGSPLVAIAILGWPVDKLSPEVAQQVLEGGRETCREAGIMLAGGHSIDSPEPIFGLAVTGKVSIDKLKRNNTGTEGCHLYLTKPLGVGIFSTAQKQGKLHPEHASIAPDSMTRLNKIGTELAEIPGIKAMTDVTGFGLLGHLTEMCEGSDLSAEISLKKVPVFHELTEYIAEKCIPGGTYRNWDSYGHGVQLKIKESKLILCDPQTSGGLLIAVEEDAREQTEALLAKHGSDPVSFGKLVPKNDEFRINVI from the coding sequence ATGTCTGAAGTTAGACTGACCCAATATAGTCACGGTGCCGGTTGCGGTTGCAAGATCTCCCCGAAAGTTCTCTCATCCATTTTAGAAAGCCGGATCCCTCCCGCGCCGGATGCCCGGCTGCTGGTCGGTAATGACAGTAAGGATGATGCCGCCGTTTATGACCTGGAAGACGGTACTGCTCTGATCAGCACTACCGACTTCTTTATGCCGATCGTGGATGATCCCTTCACCTTCGGTAAGATCGCTGCCACCAATGCGATCAGTGATGTTTATGCCATGGGTGGAAGTCCCCTGGTTGCTATTGCCATTCTCGGGTGGCCGGTCGACAAACTCAGCCCGGAAGTTGCACAGCAGGTTCTGGAAGGAGGCCGGGAAACCTGCAGGGAAGCAGGGATCATGCTGGCCGGAGGTCATAGTATAGACAGCCCTGAACCCATTTTTGGACTGGCGGTAACCGGTAAAGTGTCGATCGATAAACTTAAAAGAAATAACACCGGAACGGAGGGTTGTCACCTGTATTTAACCAAACCTTTGGGTGTTGGGATATTCAGTACGGCACAGAAACAGGGCAAACTCCACCCGGAGCATGCCTCCATCGCGCCGGATTCCATGACCCGGCTCAATAAGATCGGAACAGAGCTGGCAGAGATCCCCGGGATAAAAGCCATGACCGACGTCACTGGTTTTGGTCTTTTGGGCCACCTTACTGAAATGTGTGAAGGAAGTGACTTGTCTGCTGAGATCTCCCTGAAGAAAGTGCCTGTATTTCACGAGCTCACAGAGTATATCGCTGAAAAATGCATTCCGGGCGGAACCTACCGTAACTGGGACAGCTACGGTCATGGTGTTCAGTTAAAGATTAAGGAATCGAAGCTGATCCTCTGTGACCCCCAGACCAGCGGCGGACTTTTGATCGCTGTAGAAGAAGATGCCCGGGAACAGACAGAGGCACTGCTTGCAAAGCATGGATCCGATCCTGTTTCTTTCGGAAAGTTAGTCCCTAAAAATGATGAGTTCAGAATTAATGTGATCTGA
- the rpsB gene encoding 30S ribosomal protein S2, which translates to MPKAASVEDLLKSGAHFGHLTRRWNPKMKEFIFMQRNGIHIIDLKKSRNYLQEALDEVQKLARAGKTILFVGTKKQSTDIIKTEAVRCGMPYITHRWLGGMLTNFSTVRKSINRMEEIERMKTDGTMEELTKKEGLMLQREQDKLENTLGGIANMSRLPGAIFVVDIIKEHLAVSEAIKLHIPIIAMVDTNSDPDVPDYIIPCNDDSARTIQLITTQVADAIIEGNAEREAHAEEELMEEAAAEAKQDTSEDDVKDAKGSAKLRSRRRRKSDKKDTSAKADDSADSNDEEE; encoded by the coding sequence ATGCCTAAAGCAGCCTCAGTAGAAGATCTACTAAAATCAGGTGCCCATTTCGGTCACCTCACCCGCCGTTGGAACCCGAAGATGAAAGAATTCATCTTCATGCAAAGAAACGGGATCCACATTATTGACCTTAAAAAGTCACGAAACTACCTGCAGGAAGCACTTGATGAAGTGCAAAAACTGGCAAGAGCCGGTAAAACCATTCTCTTCGTAGGTACCAAGAAGCAGTCAACCGACATTATAAAGACCGAAGCCGTTCGTTGTGGTATGCCATATATCACTCACCGATGGTTAGGTGGTATGCTCACTAACTTCAGTACTGTTCGTAAGTCCATTAACAGAATGGAAGAGATCGAGCGCATGAAGACCGACGGTACAATGGAAGAACTGACCAAAAAAGAAGGTCTGATGCTTCAGCGTGAGCAGGACAAACTGGAAAATACCCTTGGTGGTATTGCGAACATGTCCCGATTACCGGGTGCTATTTTTGTAGTAGACATTATTAAAGAACACCTGGCTGTGAGTGAAGCTATTAAGCTGCACATTCCTATCATTGCTATGGTTGATACTAACAGTGACCCGGATGTTCCAGATTACATCATCCCTTGTAACGATGATTCTGCAAGAACGATCCAGCTGATCACTACCCAGGTTGCTGACGCGATCATCGAAGGAAATGCTGAGCGTGAAGCTCATGCAGAAGAAGAGCTGATGGAAGAAGCTGCTGCAGAAGCCAAGCAGGACACCAGCGAAGATGATGTTAAAGACGCTAAAGGCAGTGCGAAACTTCGCTCACGCCGACGCAGAAAGTCTGACAAAAAAGACACCTCTGCAAAAGCTGATGATTCAGCTGACAGCAACGACGAAGAAGAATAA
- the rplM gene encoding 50S ribosomal protein L13 produces MDTLSFKTYSAKPSDIEKKWVLIDAEDLPLGRLSTEVAKILRGKTKPTFTPHMDTGDNVIVINAEKVKLTGKKMTDKMYFRHTFYPGGERFTSAEDMLKKDPTSLVTKAVRGMLPKNKLGRKIMSNLKVYAGPVHPHTAQQPEIIEL; encoded by the coding sequence GTGGACACACTAAGTTTTAAGACATACTCAGCCAAACCCAGCGACATTGAGAAGAAGTGGGTACTGATCGACGCTGAAGATCTGCCTTTGGGCCGACTGAGTACGGAAGTTGCAAAAATTTTAAGAGGGAAAACCAAGCCAACCTTCACACCGCATATGGATACCGGTGATAACGTGATCGTTATCAATGCCGAGAAAGTGAAGCTTACAGGCAAGAAAATGACGGATAAGATGTATTTCCGCCACACTTTCTATCCTGGCGGCGAGCGATTCACCAGCGCAGAAGATATGCTGAAAAAGGATCCTACCTCCCTCGTTACCAAAGCCGTGAGAGGCATGCTTCCAAAGAATAAACTGGGCAGAAAGATTATGTCCAACCTGAAAGTATATGCCGGACCTGTTCATCCACACACGGCTCAGCAACCAGAAATTATTGAGCTATAA